The proteins below come from a single Ochotona princeps isolate mOchPri1 chromosome 6, mOchPri1.hap1, whole genome shotgun sequence genomic window:
- the LOC105941790 gene encoding histone H2A.Z-like, translating into MPVRRDGEFEIAGNKAGRDSGNTKTRMLSCLQRAGLQCPMGSIHQYLKSRMTSHVYVGTTVTVYSTAILDNLTTEVLGLARHASKDLKLMCFTLHHLQVAIRGNEEMDSLTKATITSGNVIPHIHKSLIGDKGQQKTDQSMSGFLTI; encoded by the coding sequence AATTTGAAATAGCTGGTAATAAGGCTGGGAGGGACTCCGGAAACACCAAGACAAGGATGCTTTCCTGCTTGCAGAGAGCTGGCTTGCAGTGCCCTATGGGTAGCATTCACCAATACCTGAAATCTAGGATGACCAGCCATGTGTATGTGGGCACGACTGTCACTGTGTATAGTACAGCCATTTTGGACAACCTCACCACAGAGGTACTTGGGCTGGCAAGACATGCATCAAAAGACCTAAAGTTAATGTGTTTTACCCTGCATCACTTGCAAGTTGCTATTCGTGGAAATGAGGAAATGGACTCTCTCACCAAGGCTACAATCACTAGTGGCAATGTCATCCCACACATCCACAAGTCTCTGATCGGGGACaaaggacaacagaagactgaCCAAAGCATGTCTGGATTCCTTACCATCTGA